The following proteins are encoded in a genomic region of Thermoplasmatales archaeon:
- the asnS gene encoding asparagine--tRNA ligase, with the protein MKFDKIKDALEKNEGEEASLRGWIYRKRSSGKIIFLIIRDTTGIMQVIIEKEKIGEEDFKKAEKALIESSIEVEGVIHLDERAPGGKEIHAKKVRIKGFAEEFPITEYQSVEFLMDKRHLWIRSRKLTEVMKLKAKILKFIRQWFDENDFYEVTPSVITLNAAEGGATVFSIDYFGEPAYLSQTAQMYLEALIFSLERVWSLTPSFRAEKSKTRKHLIEFWHLEAEEAWVNNEENMRLQEDLISYVCQRVAKECKNELDFLGRNAEDLKKVEPPFRRIKYEEAIRILQDKGFDIKWGDDFGAVHERAIVEGEEKPIFIKNFPVEAKAFYMKISPDKKTVECADMLAPEGYGEIIGGSEREENIESMIERLKKDGAKIENYEWYFDLRRYGSVPHSGFGLGMERLVCWIAKLEHIRDATPFPRLLGRAYP; encoded by the coding sequence ATGAAGTTTGATAAAATAAAAGATGCTCTTGAAAAAAATGAGGGAGAAGAAGCGAGCTTAAGGGGATGGATATATCGTAAAAGAAGCAGCGGAAAAATTATATTCCTAATTATAAGAGATACAACTGGCATTATGCAAGTAATTATTGAGAAAGAAAAAATAGGAGAAGAAGATTTTAAGAAAGCAGAGAAGGCATTGATTGAATCATCAATTGAAGTAGAAGGAGTCATTCATTTAGATGAGCGTGCGCCTGGGGGAAAAGAAATTCATGCAAAAAAAGTTAGAATAAAGGGCTTTGCGGAAGAATTTCCTATAACTGAATATCAGAGTGTTGAATTTTTGATGGATAAAAGGCATTTATGGATAAGGTCAAGAAAGCTAACAGAAGTTATGAAGTTGAAGGCAAAAATTCTTAAATTCATTCGCCAATGGTTTGATGAAAATGATTTTTATGAAGTAACCCCGAGCGTAATAACATTGAATGCCGCAGAGGGAGGTGCAACAGTTTTTTCCATTGATTATTTTGGTGAGCCAGCTTATTTAAGTCAAACCGCGCAGATGTATCTCGAGGCACTGATTTTCTCTCTCGAAAGAGTATGGAGCTTAACCCCTTCCTTCAGGGCGGAGAAATCCAAAACAAGGAAGCATTTAATAGAATTCTGGCACCTGGAGGCGGAGGAGGCGTGGGTGAATAATGAGGAAAATATGAGATTGCAAGAAGATTTAATAAGCTATGTCTGCCAGAGAGTTGCTAAGGAATGCAAAAATGAGCTTGATTTTCTTGGAAGAAATGCGGAAGATTTGAAGAAAGTTGAGCCACCTTTCAGGAGAATAAAATATGAAGAGGCAATCAGAATTTTGCAGGATAAGGGTTTTGATATAAAATGGGGAGATGACTTTGGTGCGGTGCATGAAAGAGCGATTGTTGAAGGTGAAGAAAAACCAATCTTCATAAAAAATTTTCCAGTTGAGGCAAAGGCATTTTATATGAAAATATCTCCAGATAAAAAAACTGTTGAATGCGCGGATATGCTTGCTCCAGAGGGTTATGGAGAAATTATAGGGGGATCAGAAAGAGAGGAAAATATAGAGAGCATGATTGAAAGGCTTAAGAAGGATGGAGCTAAAATTGAGAATTATGAGTGGTATTTTGATTTGAGGAGATATGGCTCAGTTCCTCACTCAGGTTTTGGCTTAGGTATGGAGAGGCTTGTCTGCTGGATTGCAAAGCTGGAGCATATAAGAGATGCAACACCTTTCCCACGCCTTTTAGGAAGGGCATATCCATGA
- a CDS encoding NUDIX domain-containing protein: MAFELSCGGIIFKERKFLLMKYGWGHWGFVKGKIEKGEKIEETFFREAEEEAGLKRENLRIIEGFKEKISYFYKKEGETIYKEVIYLLAESNTFDVKLSYEHTDFGWLEYDEAINRITYENDKKVLRKAYDFLCQNLNSD, encoded by the coding sequence ATGGCATTTGAATTATCCTGCGGGGGAATAATATTCAAAGAGAGGAAATTTTTATTGATGAAATATGGATGGGGGCACTGGGGCTTTGTAAAGGGGAAAATTGAGAAAGGAGAAAAAATTGAGGAGACATTTTTCAGGGAGGCGGAGGAGGAGGCGGGCCTGAAAAGGGAGAATTTAAGGATAATAGAAGGATTTAAGGAGAAGATAAGTTATTTTTACAAAAAGGAAGGAGAGACAATTTATAAGGAAGTAATTTATTTGCTGGCGGAAAGCAATACTTTTGATGTCAAGCTTTCTTATGAGCATACTGATTTTGGTTGGCTTGAATATGATGAAGCTATTAATAGAATAACTTATGAAAATGATAAAAAAGTTCTGAGGAAAGCTTATGATTTTCTTTGCCAAAATTTAAATAGTGATTGA
- a CDS encoding isoleucine--tRNA ligase yields the protein MNYPKMEEEILKYWNEHEIFKKSIEKRKGEKKFVFLEGPPTANGMPHPGHVLTRTVKDVVLRYKTMKGYYVARKAGWDTHGLPVEIEVEKILGLKNKQEIEEFGIEKFNQECKKNVFKYEEAWKEMTKRVGFWIDMENPYITLDNLYIESVWWSLKEAWKRGLLYRGYRVTPYCPRCGTTLSSHEVAQGYKEVEDDSIFVKFKIKGKDEFLLAWTTTPWTLISNVALAVHPDELYVKIEYNGEKIILAEARAKSILKEYRVLDVFKGMELKGIEYEPLYKFVEPDKKCWYVVTAVFVTMDEGTGIVHIAPAFGEEDYEVGIKYDLPVVQLVDNEGKFKKEAGWLSGKFVKDADKEIIENLKERGLLEGEQKYRHQYPFCWRCDSPLIYYAIESWFIGMSKLRDNLLKNNEEIKWYPENLKYGRFLDFIKDVRDWALSRKRYWGTPLPIWVCEKCKKEICIGSIKELKDLAGKIPYDLHRPFIDEIKIKCECGGEMKRVEEVIDAWYDSGCAFFAQWHYPFENEEEFMNNFPADFICEAIDQTRGWFYSLLAVSTLLFDKTCYKNVLTLGLILDEKGQKMSKKARNYIEPSEIFSKYGADALRWYLLSSSPPWQPKRIYEKAIKDALSQFLLTLWNVYSFYKTYSNLDKFDYERDFVKERKLIDRWILSRLQKVIMEVDKRMEEFEIHKACRAIEDFVVDELSNWYIRLCRKRFWTEEQNFDKLSGYSTLYEILSTLARIIAPFVPFIGEKIYLEMKGESVHLCDFPVVEESLIDEKLEEKMRLAREITEIIRGLRAKKNIKVRYPLKEAIISMEEGGELEEVINLIKEETNVKNIIFVENIEEYMEKKVKANLASLGKKYKKDAGNIANLIENCSVEKLKEGKIICNGKEYEISEEDYRIEIKEKEGYIFGEKDGIKVLLNITKSEELIVEGFAREIVRRIQQMRKEMNLEMEEKIIVEINISRDRIDGWEDYVKNETRSKEIKYCLPQDGYIKEWDIDDERIIIGIKKI from the coding sequence ATGAATTACCCAAAAATGGAAGAAGAAATACTTAAATACTGGAATGAGCATGAGATATTTAAAAAAAGCATTGAAAAAAGAAAAGGGGAAAAGAAATTTGTTTTCCTTGAAGGCCCCCCAACCGCAAATGGCATGCCCCATCCCGGACATGTTTTAACAAGAACAGTTAAAGATGTGGTTTTGAGGTATAAAACAATGAAAGGATATTATGTTGCAAGAAAAGCGGGATGGGATACACACGGCTTGCCTGTAGAAATTGAAGTTGAAAAAATTTTAGGGCTAAAAAACAAACAGGAAATAGAGGAATTTGGAATTGAGAAATTTAATCAGGAATGCAAAAAAAATGTTTTTAAATATGAAGAAGCATGGAAAGAAATGACGAAAAGGGTTGGATTTTGGATAGATATGGAAAATCCTTATATTACTCTTGATAATCTTTATATAGAATCTGTCTGGTGGTCGCTTAAAGAAGCATGGAAAAGAGGATTGCTTTATCGTGGTTATAGGGTTACACCTTATTGCCCTAGATGTGGAACAACTCTATCATCACATGAAGTTGCCCAAGGATATAAAGAAGTGGAAGATGACTCTATTTTTGTAAAATTTAAAATAAAGGGAAAGGATGAGTTTTTGCTCGCATGGACAACAACACCTTGGACCTTAATTTCAAATGTTGCTCTTGCAGTTCATCCAGATGAGCTATATGTAAAAATAGAATATAATGGAGAGAAAATTATATTGGCGGAAGCAAGGGCAAAATCTATTTTAAAAGAGTATAGGGTTTTAGATGTATTTAAGGGAATGGAACTAAAAGGAATAGAATATGAACCACTCTATAAATTTGTTGAGCCAGATAAAAAATGCTGGTATGTTGTTACCGCTGTTTTTGTTACAATGGATGAAGGAACAGGTATAGTGCATATTGCTCCCGCATTTGGAGAAGAAGACTATGAGGTTGGAATTAAATATGATTTGCCAGTGGTTCAACTTGTTGATAATGAAGGAAAATTTAAAAAAGAGGCGGGGTGGCTTTCTGGAAAATTTGTTAAAGATGCGGATAAGGAAATTATAGAGAATTTGAAGGAGAGGGGATTGCTGGAAGGTGAGCAAAAATATAGGCATCAATATCCATTTTGCTGGAGATGCGATTCACCCCTAATATATTATGCAATTGAATCATGGTTTATAGGAATGTCAAAGCTAAGGGACAATCTTTTGAAGAATAATGAAGAAATAAAATGGTATCCAGAGAATTTGAAATATGGAAGATTTTTAGACTTTATAAAAGATGTAAGGGATTGGGCTCTATCAAGGAAAAGATACTGGGGCACTCCTTTGCCTATATGGGTGTGTGAGAAATGTAAAAAGGAGATTTGTATAGGTAGCATTAAAGAATTGAAGGATTTAGCTGGGAAAATACCTTACGATTTACACCGTCCTTTTATAGATGAAATAAAAATAAAATGTGAATGTGGAGGAGAAATGAAGAGAGTTGAGGAAGTGATAGATGCATGGTATGATTCTGGATGTGCATTTTTTGCTCAATGGCATTATCCATTTGAAAATGAGGAAGAATTCATGAATAATTTTCCAGCAGATTTTATCTGTGAGGCAATTGACCAAACAAGAGGATGGTTCTATTCCTTGCTTGCGGTTTCAACTCTTTTATTTGATAAAACATGCTATAAAAATGTCCTAACTCTTGGCTTAATATTGGATGAAAAAGGACAAAAAATGTCAAAAAAAGCAAGGAATTATATTGAGCCGAGCGAAATTTTCTCGAAATATGGGGCGGATGCGCTGAGATGGTATCTCCTATCATCATCTCCCCCCTGGCAACCGAAAAGAATTTATGAAAAGGCGATAAAAGATGCCCTCAGCCAATTCCTGCTTACTCTGTGGAATGTCTATTCTTTCTATAAAACATACTCAAACCTGGATAAATTTGATTATGAAAGAGATTTTGTTAAGGAAAGAAAGCTGATTGATAGATGGATTCTTTCAAGATTGCAAAAAGTTATAATGGAAGTAGATAAAAGAATGGAGGAGTTTGAGATACACAAGGCATGCAGGGCTATAGAGGATTTTGTTGTTGATGAGCTCAGCAACTGGTATATAAGGCTTTGCAGAAAGAGATTCTGGACGGAAGAGCAGAATTTTGATAAATTATCTGGCTATTCAACTTTATATGAAATTCTTTCAACACTGGCTAGAATAATCGCTCCATTTGTACCATTTATAGGAGAAAAAATATATTTGGAAATGAAAGGGGAGAGTGTGCATTTATGTGATTTTCCTGTAGTGGAGGAAAGCCTGATAGATGAAAAACTCGAGGAAAAAATGAGATTGGCAAGAGAAATAACTGAAATTATCAGAGGACTAAGGGCGAAAAAGAATATAAAAGTGAGATATCCGCTTAAGGAAGCAATTATAAGCATGGAGGAGGGGGGTGAATTAGAGGAGGTAATAAATTTGATAAAAGAAGAGACAAATGTTAAGAATATAATTTTTGTTGAGAATATTGAGGAATATATGGAAAAGAAGGTTAAGGCAAATCTTGCATCTCTTGGTAAAAAATATAAAAAAGATGCGGGCAATATAGCAAATTTGATAGAGAATTGCTCGGTTGAAAAGCTAAAAGAAGGAAAAATAATTTGCAACGGAAAGGAATATGAAATAAGCGAAGAAGATTATAGAATTGAGATAAAGGAAAAGGAAGGATATATTTTTGGTGAAAAAGATGGTATAAAGGTTTTGCTCAATATAACTAAGAGTGAGGAGCTTATTGTGGAGGGATTTGCAAGAGAAATAGTGAGGAGGATCCAGCAAATGAGGAAGGAAATGAATTTAGAAATGGAGGAAAAGATAATTGTTGAAATAAATATAAGCAGGGATAGAATAGATGGATGGGAAGATTATGTAAAGAATGAAACAAGAAGCAAAGAAATAAAATATTGCTTGCCCCAGGATGGTTATATTAAAGAATGGGATATAGATGATGAAAGAATAATTATAGGAATAAAGAAAATATAA
- a CDS encoding flippase produces the protein MIGEKSIARKSALIVLMQLTNAFLGYVALKFIAVYMQPWEYGIIGFAYGFISIFSIFGDLGFNSAHIKRISEGKDIEKCISTFALTKIFLSFSMVFLVFLTIELWKINGRGFESDLHEKALYIILCSFILSVLAQIFTVTFNAKKEIAKNQIPNFASTLSRCIATIFVAYYGLGVMLLSYTYLIGSIFEFLTAISLFNYKFGKWSREYFKYYYSFAIPVAIGSASSLIIMNFDRVAIQIFYGAEEVGQYFAVSNLSRFLVLFISAVTSLLFPITSELYSKNNLEEMKRVTKISERYLSMIVFPIVVTMIALSQAVIHILISDQYMPAIMVLQIFPIFLILEALSMPYSTMLSGMNMPKYERNRLAIIAFLNVLLNIILLPRIGLAGGAVAIVFSYLAGLIYIRFIAFRVAKTGGSYRIALHAISSLISYFLLTYVLRFFTVARWYHLLAFSFLGFIIYFFVLFILREFKKEDFVFFADALNPMKMIGYVKDEIKNK, from the coding sequence GTGATCGGGGAAAAATCAATTGCAAGAAAATCCGCATTAATTGTATTGATGCAACTTACAAATGCATTTCTTGGCTATGTTGCTCTTAAATTCATTGCGGTATATATGCAACCATGGGAATATGGAATTATTGGTTTTGCCTATGGTTTTATTTCAATTTTCTCTATTTTTGGAGATTTGGGATTTAATTCCGCTCATATAAAAAGAATTTCTGAAGGAAAAGATATAGAGAAATGCATTTCTACTTTTGCATTGACAAAAATATTTCTCTCTTTTTCAATGGTTTTCCTTGTTTTTTTAACAATTGAATTATGGAAGATAAATGGAAGGGGATTTGAAAGTGATCTGCATGAAAAAGCCCTGTATATCATTCTCTGTTCCTTCATTTTGAGTGTTTTAGCTCAAATATTTACAGTAACATTTAATGCAAAAAAAGAAATTGCAAAAAACCAAATCCCCAATTTTGCCTCAACTCTCTCAAGATGCATAGCAACAATATTTGTTGCTTATTACGGGCTGGGTGTAATGCTTCTTTCATATACCTATCTTATTGGCTCAATATTTGAATTTTTAACCGCAATATCTCTTTTTAATTATAAATTTGGAAAATGGTCTCGGGAATATTTTAAATATTATTATTCATTTGCAATTCCTGTTGCCATAGGAAGCGCATCCTCGCTTATAATAATGAATTTTGACAGGGTTGCAATTCAAATTTTTTATGGAGCGGAAGAAGTCGGGCAATATTTTGCGGTTTCAAATCTATCCCGCTTTCTTGTGCTTTTCATTTCAGCGGTCACAAGCTTACTGTTTCCGATTACATCAGAGCTTTATTCAAAAAATAATTTGGAGGAAATGAAGAGAGTCACAAAAATTTCTGAAAGATATCTGAGCATGATTGTTTTTCCAATAGTGGTTACGATGATTGCTCTGTCTCAGGCAGTAATTCATATCCTGATAAGTGATCAATATATGCCCGCAATAATGGTTCTGCAGATTTTCCCGATTTTTTTAATATTGGAAGCATTGAGCATGCCTTATTCAACAATGTTATCTGGAATGAATATGCCAAAATATGAGAGAAATAGGTTGGCAATAATAGCATTTTTAAATGTTTTATTGAATATCATATTGCTCCCGAGGATCGGGCTGGCAGGCGGAGCGGTTGCAATAGTTTTTTCCTATCTGGCGGGCTTGATTTATATAAGGTTTATCGCATTTAGAGTCGCAAAAACTGGAGGAAGCTATAGGATAGCTTTACATGCCATTTCTTCGCTTATATCATATTTTTTGCTTACCTATGTTTTGAGATTTTTTACAGTAGCGAGATGGTACCATCTTTTGGCATTTTCTTTTCTTGGCTTTATAATTTACTTTTTTGTTCTCTTCATTCTGAGAGAATTTAAGAAAGAGGATTTTGTTTTCTTTGCGGATGCTTTAAATCCTATGAAAATGATTGGATATGTTAAAGATGAGATAAAGAATAAATAA
- a CDS encoding glycosyltransferase, translating to MKKITVIIPTMNCEKDLEECMLALKNQKFKNFDVLVVDGHSKDNTVAIAKKYGAKVIFDDGKTRASACNKALENVSTPYIAFTDADCLPPEDWLEKIIEDFEKYDVASIGGANFSPESDNDFAKCVDIVYSSRFVTGSARYGKVYNEITEVEHNPGCNSAYSIKFIKGIRFDESLPTAEDVVFDYEIRKKGGKILFDPELGMPHKRRNSLKGLWKQIYRYGLGRAIANKKYKELKSIFHILPSLAILFFPIFLIFSIIFWILFSPIFIYLLLAFILSYFLLCVYGSATSHSKYKNARRIIKSAFLIPVAHIAWGLGYLKGMR from the coding sequence ATGAAGAAGATAACAGTTATCATACCAACAATGAACTGTGAAAAAGATCTAGAGGAATGCATGCTCGCTTTAAAAAATCAAAAATTTAAAAATTTCGATGTTCTTGTTGTAGATGGTCATTCAAAAGATAATACCGTTGCTATTGCTAAAAAATATGGAGCAAAGGTTATTTTTGACGATGGAAAAACAAGGGCTAGTGCTTGCAATAAAGCTCTGGAAAATGTATCAACTCCATATATAGCATTTACAGATGCAGATTGCCTGCCACCGGAGGATTGGCTTGAAAAAATAATTGAGGATTTTGAAAAATATGATGTTGCAAGCATTGGAGGAGCAAATTTTAGTCCAGAAAGTGATAATGATTTTGCAAAATGTGTTGATATTGTTTATTCTTCAAGGTTTGTTACAGGTAGCGCAAGATATGGAAAGGTTTATAATGAGATTACTGAAGTAGAGCATAATCCAGGATGCAATTCTGCATATAGTATAAAATTTATTAAAGGAATAAGATTTGATGAAAGTCTGCCAACTGCTGAGGATGTTGTTTTTGATTATGAAATAAGGAAAAAAGGGGGAAAAATTCTTTTTGATCCAGAATTGGGAATGCCTCATAAGAGGAGAAATAGTTTGAAGGGCTTATGGAAGCAAATATATAGATATGGCTTAGGAAGAGCAATTGCAAATAAAAAATATAAAGAGCTGAAAAGCATATTCCATATTTTACCTTCTCTTGCAATATTATTCTTTCCAATTTTTTTAATTTTCTCAATAATTTTTTGGATTTTATTTTCTCCTATATTTATATATTTACTTCTTGCCTTCATTTTATCCTACTTCCTTCTTTGCGTTTATGGCTCTGCAACTTCCCATTCAAAATATAAAAATGCAAGGAGAATAATAAAATCAGCATTTTTAATTCCAGTTGCACATATTGCCTGGGGCCTAGGATATTTAAAGGGGATGAGATGA
- a CDS encoding glycosyltransferase family 4 protein: MMRVGLLTFQSSKYIKYVGVERYENSLISGLKNYDIDIEKVAINKKEIGIHPIPNRVWVLVLQYFSKKPDGYDLFHASSQFTATKYADVVTAHDVIGLKDIPEIKETISVFEKGLWLSCLPLIRRAKRIIAISETTKNDLINIAKIRENKIRVIYRDVDEKFYPVKDKDFKEKLSNSLLFVGELRIYKNAQLVLRAMKILKEKYEEEYKFIIIGKESKASLKWWNKYSEFISKNNLNVEWLKEIDDELLRKYYSNVEIFVWPSLYEGLGLPPLEAMACGTNVVCLDNEINREILQDKAFYSFNNSEDFAKAIRKAIENKKPEKELISYAKKFNWEKSAKETKEVYEEIL; encoded by the coding sequence ATGATGAGAGTTGGATTACTCACTTTTCAAAGTTCAAAATATATAAAATATGTTGGTGTTGAAAGATATGAAAATTCGCTCATTTCTGGATTAAAAAATTATGATATAGATATTGAGAAAGTTGCAATTAATAAAAAGGAAATAGGTATTCATCCTATTCCAAATAGAGTATGGGTTTTGGTATTGCAATATTTCAGCAAAAAGCCAGATGGATATGATTTATTTCATGCATCTTCTCAATTTACAGCAACAAAATATGCAGATGTTGTAACTGCTCATGATGTTATTGGGTTGAAAGATATTCCAGAAATAAAGGAAACCATTAGTGTTTTTGAAAAAGGTCTATGGCTTTCCTGCTTGCCTTTAATAAGAAGAGCAAAAAGAATTATAGCAATAAGTGAAACAACAAAAAATGATTTGATTAATATCGCAAAAATAAGGGAAAATAAAATAAGAGTTATATATCGTGATGTTGATGAAAAATTCTATCCAGTTAAGGATAAGGATTTTAAAGAAAAGCTCTCAAATTCTCTTCTCTTTGTAGGGGAATTAAGAATTTATAAAAATGCTCAACTTGTTTTGAGGGCAATGAAAATTTTAAAAGAAAAGTACGAAGAGGAATATAAATTCATTATAATAGGAAAAGAAAGTAAAGCGAGCTTGAAATGGTGGAATAAATATAGCGAATTTATTTCAAAAAATAATTTGAATGTTGAATGGCTTAAAGAAATTGATGATGAATTATTAAGAAAATATTACAGCAATGTTGAGATATTTGTATGGCCTTCTTTATATGAGGGATTAGGGTTACCTCCTCTTGAAGCAATGGCTTGCGGAACAAATGTTGTTTGTTTAGATAATGAAATAAATAGAGAAATTTTGCAGGATAAAGCGTTTTATTCTTTTAACAATTCAGAGGATTTTGCAAAAGCAATAAGAAAAGCAATTGAAAATAAAAAACCAGAGAAAGAATTGATAAGTTATGCTAAAAAATTCAATTGGGAAAAATCAGCAAAAGAAACAAAAGAAGTTTATGAGGAAATATTATGA
- a CDS encoding D-sedoheptulose 7-phosphate isomerase gives MNISSYINEGVKARQSINPQEIEEIANIIVSALKNGKKVIAFGNGGSAADAQHFVAELVGKFLISRKPYKAIALTTNTSILTAIGNDYGFEEVFSRQIQALADKGDVVIGISTSGSSENVVNAVIEANKRGAYTIALTGKSGGKLKGYANKTIFVNSELTPIIQETHITILHLICMLVERKLE, from the coding sequence ATGAACATCTCCTCATACATTAACGAAGGTGTCAAAGCCCGTCAAAGCATAAATCCTCAAGAAATAGAAGAAATAGCAAATATTATTGTCTCTGCCTTAAAGAATGGCAAAAAAGTAATAGCTTTTGGAAATGGTGGTTCAGCAGCAGATGCCCAGCATTTTGTAGCAGAGCTAGTTGGCAAATTCCTCATTTCAAGAAAGCCATACAAAGCAATAGCCCTAACTACTAACACTTCCATTCTCACTGCAATAGGAAATGATTATGGCTTTGAAGAAGTATTCTCCCGCCAGATTCAAGCATTAGCAGACAAGGGAGATGTTGTCATCGGCATAAGCACCTCTGGCTCATCAGAAAATGTGGTAAATGCCGTTATTGAAGCAAATAAGAGAGGAGCATATACCATTGCTTTAACTGGAAAAAGTGGTGGAAAATTGAAGGGATATGCAAATAAAACAATATTTGTAAATTCTGAATTAACTCCAATAATTCAAGAAACTCATATTACAATTCTTCATTTGATATGTATGCTCGTTGAGAGAAAATTAGAATAA
- a CDS encoding GHMP kinase: MQTIRSRSPMRISFAGGGTDIKAYFEKYGGVVISATIGIYAYSSLTPRNDKIVFIKEPAFNIDYSIDLKNGNVRGKASQFFDAIIKHFKPENGFYLISHIDTEYGSGLGSSSAMMVSLVGVFNKWLNLNLNEYEIANLACKIEREDLAIAGGFQDQYASTFGGFNFIEFKKDDIIVNRMKIKQDVINELQFRLLLVNLHAPRFSGIIHKQMQKTLNEPEVLEHYEAIKKLAIEIKNRIYKGNFDDFGHLLKEEWGHKKKLSEGITNPQIDAFFEHCEKNGALGYKLLGAGGGGYALLFTDAEHKHDLIKSLAGYEIRNVEFVKNGLEVWSI, encoded by the coding sequence ATGCAGACAATTCGCTCTCGCTCTCCAATGCGAATTTCATTTGCCGGAGGAGGGACAGATATAAAAGCATATTTTGAGAAATATGGAGGAGTAGTTATCTCCGCAACAATTGGAATATATGCTTATAGTAGCCTAACACCAAGAAATGATAAAATAGTTTTTATCAAAGAGCCCGCTTTTAATATTGATTATAGCATTGATTTGAAAAACGGGAATGTTAGAGGAAAAGCTTCTCAATTTTTTGATGCAATAATAAAGCATTTTAAACCAGAGAATGGCTTCTATTTAATTTCTCACATTGATACTGAATATGGCTCTGGCCTTGGCTCTTCTTCCGCCATGATGGTTTCATTGGTAGGGGTATTCAATAAATGGCTGAATTTGAATTTGAATGAATATGAAATTGCAAATCTTGCATGTAAAATAGAAAGAGAGGATTTGGCAATAGCTGGCGGATTTCAAGATCAATACGCAAGCACATTCGGTGGATTCAATTTCATAGAATTTAAAAAAGATGATATAATAGTAAATAGAATGAAAATAAAGCAGGATGTAATAAATGAATTGCAATTCCGCTTATTGCTTGTAAATCTTCATGCCCCTCGCTTTTCTGGAATAATTCATAAACAAATGCAGAAAACATTGAATGAGCCCGAAGTTTTGGAGCATTATGAAGCAATAAAAAAATTGGCGATAGAGATAAAAAATAGAATTTATAAAGGTAATTTTGATGATTTTGGCCACTTGCTTAAAGAAGAATGGGGACATAAAAAAAAGTTGAGTGAGGGAATAACAAATCCTCAAATAGATGCATTCTTTGAGCATTGTGAAAAAAATGGTGCATTAGGATATAAATTGCTTGGAGCGGGAGGAGGAGGATATGCCTTACTTTTTACTGATGCAGAGCATAAGCATGATTTAATAAAATCTCTCGCTGGATACGAAATAAGGAATGTTGAATTTGTTAAAAATGGTCTCGAGGTATGGAGCATATGA
- a CDS encoding HAD family hydrolase has translation MSPALFIDRDGTINANEPEYPHKPEHLKIYEDAVELMREYQQKGYLLIIITNQSGIGRGYFTEQQMHHFNSLLRQELEKRGVRIDAIYFCPHKPEDNCNCRKPKTGLIEQALKDFNIDLKNSIVVGDRDDIDGEMARRLGIKYILFRR, from the coding sequence ATGTCTCCCGCTCTCTTTATTGATCGTGATGGCACGATAAATGCAAATGAACCAGAATATCCTCACAAGCCCGAGCACCTCAAAATATATGAAGATGCAGTAGAACTGATGAGAGAATATCAGCAAAAAGGCTATCTCCTCATCATTATCACAAATCAGAGTGGCATAGGAAGAGGCTACTTCACAGAGCAACAGATGCATCATTTCAATTCCCTCCTAAGACAAGAATTAGAAAAGCGAGGAGTAAGAATAGACGCCATCTACTTCTGCCCCCACAAGCCAGAGGACAACTGCAATTGCAGGAAGCCAAAAACAGGCTTAATAGAGCAAGCCCTCAAGGACTTCAACATTGACTTAAAAAACTCCATAGTAGTAGGCGATAGAGATGATATAGATGGAGAAATGGCAAGAAGATTAGGGATAAAATATATTTTGTTTAGGAGGTAA